A region from the Homalodisca vitripennis isolate AUS2020 unplaced genomic scaffold, UT_GWSS_2.1 ScUCBcl_1402;HRSCAF=4980, whole genome shotgun sequence genome encodes:
- the LOC124371418 gene encoding uncharacterized protein LOC124371418, which translates to MNEGSFSYKVRVVRDESAVEIPVCFKAFQSLFGVKPFRLHRIKQSIMTTGKSPVDNRGKHFNRPRKVPEATREAMMSFFCSLKGRRAHYSLHDSTKVYLPENLNVKELLSMFLNKNPGMEISYETFRHTFVTEFNIGFGYPRTDTCCFCDENNAKVSGIERKIAAVSVEEKESLLEEKKKLEEEQKLHITKADWFYKLKRKAKKSAKQRNEVEAIAIDFGKNLPTPNISTSEVYFRRQLTFYIFNVHILSTGESIMYTYDETVGKKGSDDVASFLYDFVQNYLSMEVKTLYIFADSCGGQNKNHTVMKMLHYLTTEEKRFDKVIVTFPVRGHSYMENDKNMGLIPKTAKAETPDGWRSVLENARVKPSPFTVVSCQQKMFKKWGEFLASKDYKNKFLFAVRPVKQLRFFQDKCLSLEYRNGYNGAFFTSSIKKNDREKEREEKQRKKKNLPRPEHMAEPEQSYNAPLALSKEKCNDLKVLLKFCEEEGSKEYYMNLFVGNETAIEVPAVDVAAHETAEANF; encoded by the coding sequence ATGAACGAAGGttctttttcatacaaagttaGAGTTGTGAGAGATGAGTCTGCCGTTGAGATCCCTGTTTGTTTTAAGGCCTTTCAGTCTCTTTTTGGTGTTAAACCTTTTAGGCTACACAGAATCAAGCAGTCAATAATGACCACTGGTAAATCTCCCGTAGATAAcagaggaaaacattttaatcgaCCTCGTAAAGTCCCAGAGGCTACACGCGAAGCTATGATGagctttttttgttctttaaaaggtAGACGGGCTCATTACAGCCTTCATGACAGTACCAAAGTGTACTtacctgaaaatttaaatgtcaaggagcttctgtcaatgtttttaaataagaacccaGGCATGGAAATTTCCTACGAGACATTTCGACACACCTTTGtcactgagttcaatatcggGTTTGGATACCCAAGAACTGACACATGTTGTTTTTGTGACGAAAATAATGCAAAGGTTTCAGGAATTGAAAGAAAGATTGCTGCAGTGTCAGTTGAAGAAAAAGAATCCCTacttgaagaaaagaaaaaactggAGGAAGAGCAAAAACTGCATATTACTAAGGCAGATTGGTTTTACAAGTTGAAACGTAAAGCCAAAAAATCAGCAAAACAACGCAATGAAGTGGAGGCTATTGCGATTGATTTCGGGAAGAATCTACCGACCCCCAACATCTccactagtgaagtttattttagacGACAGTTGACATTTTACATCTTCAATGTACACATCTTGTCCACTGGGGAATCCATCATGTACACCTATGACGAGACTGTTGGTAAGAAGGGATCTGATGATGTTGCCTCTTTTTTGTACGATTTTGTCCAAAATTACCTGTCAATGGAAGTGAAAACCCTCTACATCTTTGCTGATTCAtgcggaggtcaaaataagaaccaCACTGTAATGAAGATGTTGCACTACCTCACAACTGAAGAGAAACGGTTTGACAAAGTTATAGTGACTTTCCCAGTAAGAGGACACTCTTATAtggaaaatgacaaaaatatgggATTAATCCCTAAAACAGCAAAAGCTGAAACACCTGACGGTTGGAGATCTGTGTTGGAGAACGCTCGAGTAAAACCATCACCCTTCACAGTGGTTTCTTGCCaacagaaaatgttcaaaaaatgggGAGAGTTTTTGGCATCCAAAGActacaaaaataagtttctctTTGCCGTCAGACCGGTAAAACAACTTAGATTTTTCCAAGATAAATGTCTCAGCTTAGAATATCGGAACGGATACAATGGGGCCTTTTTCACATCATCCATAAAGAAGAATGATAGAGagaaagaaagagaagaaaaacaaagaaaaaagaagaactTGCCTAGGCCTGAGCATATGGCTGAGCCTGAACAATCCTACAATGCACCCTTAGCACTGTCAAAGGAAAAGTGCAACGACCTAAAAGTCCTTCTAAAGTTTTGCGAAGAAGAAGGTTCAAAGGAATATTACATGAACCTTTTTGTGGGAAATGAAACAGCGATTGAGGTTCCAGCCGTTGATGTAGCCGCTCATGAGACTGCAGAAGCTAACTTTTAA